One genomic region from Cyanobacteria bacterium GSL.Bin1 encodes:
- a CDS encoding diguanylate cyclase, producing MLDEKAKKTILRKIPHGLYICGVKDGEEINGFTASWIMQTSFQPPLIINCVRQDSGSHAMIKKTGVFALSFLDSTQKELAAQFFKPQRRVGNKLADVEFYSGAETGCPIIQDTLGYVECRVVDAVEKGDHTIFVGEVIGAGVHREGEALLLESTGWQYGG from the coding sequence TTGCTAGACGAGAAAGCCAAAAAAACGATACTTCGCAAAATTCCTCACGGACTCTACATTTGTGGTGTTAAAGATGGTGAAGAAATCAACGGCTTTACCGCCAGTTGGATCATGCAAACCTCTTTTCAACCTCCTTTAATTATCAATTGTGTTCGCCAAGACTCCGGTTCTCATGCCATGATTAAAAAGACTGGGGTGTTTGCACTCAGCTTCCTCGATAGCACACAAAAAGAGTTAGCAGCCCAATTCTTTAAACCGCAACGGCGCGTGGGCAATAAGTTGGCTGATGTTGAATTTTATTCCGGCGCAGAAACGGGTTGTCCGATTATTCAAGATACCCTCGGCTATGTGGAATGTCGGGTCGTTGATGCCGTCGAAAAAGGCGACCATACCATTTTTGTGGGAGAAGTCATTGGCGCTGGCGTTCATCGCGAAGGAGAGGCACTTTTATTAGAAAGCACAGGCTGGCAATATGGAGGCTAG
- the rfaE2 gene encoding D-glycero-beta-D-manno-heptose 1-phosphate adenylyltransferase — protein sequence MLYSLAKLQSQVMTNPEQWRPLVLTNGCFDLLHVGHVRYLQTAKSLGKRLVVGLNSDHSVRSIKPQDAPPRPIIPEEQRAEVLSALSAVDAVVLFSEKTAEELIKTLKPEIYAKGGDYTIKTLPEAQAVQSYGGEIKLIAVEVPTSTSKIINQIMIKKG from the coding sequence ATGCTGTATTCTCTCGCTAAGCTGCAATCTCAGGTGATGACGAACCCAGAACAGTGGCGACCGTTAGTATTGACAAATGGTTGTTTTGATTTATTGCATGTCGGTCATGTGCGATACTTACAAACCGCAAAATCCTTAGGGAAAAGGTTAGTGGTTGGCTTAAATAGCGATCACTCCGTTCGTAGTATCAAACCGCAAGACGCCCCGCCTCGTCCAATTATTCCTGAAGAACAACGGGCAGAAGTCCTGTCTGCACTGAGTGCAGTCGATGCAGTGGTCCTCTTTTCAGAAAAAACGGCTGAGGAATTAATTAAAACCTTAAAACCAGAAATTTATGCCAAAGGAGGAGACTATACGATAAAAACACTACCCGAAGCACAAGCTGTACAAAGCTATGGTGGAGAAATTAAATTAATTGCCGTTGAAGTTCCGACCTCGACTAGCAAAATTATCAATCAAATTATGATAAAAAAGGGATAG